DNA from Granulicella arctica:
GTGGCTTTGGAAATGCGATTTGAAGCCTACAACGCTTTCAACCATCCCTCATGGCAGGGCCAGAGCTATTGGTGGGGAACGAATGATCCTCACTTCGGGACAATCAACATGATCTACAACCAGCAGTCCAATCCATCCCGGCAGATCCAGTTGAGCGGAAAAATTACATGGTAGCCGCATTACCGTGGACGCCTAGCCCGAGCAAGTTGATGAGGATTATCATCCACATGCTCGGAGTCCATCACGTTCAAGACGCGAATTTGGGCCATATCTGGCACTCGGAAGTACCAAGTCCTATCAGCTAACGCACTATGGCCGCCACAAAGGTCTAGGCAGAGAAATTTCCGAACCGGAAGCCTTAATCACTTACTATGAAATCGGCTGACGGGAGCAGATTGAGTATGGCCTATCCGCAAGGAGAATCCAAAGGGGCATTCCATCTATTTTGAGCAACCATAGGGTGCGATCACGTTATCCATAGAATGGATTAAATTTTCCATGCCATTTCGCTTATATAAAATCACAGCATTTTTATGCTTATTCGCTTTGCAAGGGTTTAGAGACCTTTCTCTTCCGCAGATCTCCGTCCCATCAGCTGCAGTTGAAACTGTCAGATGACCGACAACTTATTTTCCCGAGGTTACGGCCATCGCTATGTGAATAAAACGAATTTCGCTGGTGGCAAAAGTAATGCCTCCGTCAGTAGCTCCTCCGATGAATATAGAGATTGGGCTCAAAGGAGAGCGCCGAATTGGTTGGATAGCACTACTTGGAATCACTTCCTTACAGGCAACTACCAGACTCGTTCCACAGCATTGTTGCGATGAACAGGCTTGTTTTAGGGGGTATAGCGGAAGATTCTCTTACGGGGCGATCACGAATGCTGACATTGCTGCCACCTATAAATGGACCCAGGAGAGCTCCGCACCCCTGGAGATAGACTCGCCTGCGTCAGCCACCTCTTTGGACACGACAAGGACATCGGTAAAACCAGTAGCGAGTGCCGTACCAGCCCAGATTGTGGCCAGTTCAACGCAAGCTCTTCCGACAGCTTGCGTTTCAGCTCAGCTTACAGCAGAGCTGTAGTAATTCTTCGAGACCAAGGGTGCGGTCTGTTCTCGTCAATAAATGCTACAGTTGTCATGGCAGCTCGGCTAAAGGTGGGCTGCGGCTGGACTCGAGGGAGGCCGCGTTATGAGGAGGTAAAGGCAGCGACGTCGTCATTGGGCATCCTGAAAGTAGCCTCCTCAGTTCGGCTGTTCACTATGCAGATACTAAGTTGCAGATCCGCGTGGTTCTTTGAAGACGGAGGTTGGCTTCTCTCCCGAGGCGCTTCTGAACGGTGCTGGCGATGCCTGCTATTCCACAATGTAACGCTGTTGATGGAGTGCCTGGCGTCTTCTGTTTCTGTCTTTTTCTTATCCCATCTGAACGAACCGAGACCGTGTAGACCATAGCTAGTTTATAGAAATGGCATATAACTATATATCCATATCGACGCCCACTTCATGCAATAGAGCTCTCTTGATTCAAATGGAGTAAGGTTCGTGACCTACATCCGGAGAACAGCTTGGTGATGCAAACGTGTTACCGCGAGTAGCCTATTAGTTCCAATCTCACGAATCCGTTCCCTCAACCTTTCCACGATGACTGGAAGATCGTTCATATCTAGGCATAGCTCGCAGATGCCTGTGTAGCGGCTTCTTCGCGGAAGAATATCTTTGAGCGACGGATCATCCTTAATGAGATTGAACAGCGAATGCGGGCCAACGGTAGCAATTGCTTCAAGAAGAGGATCGCGGGTAGCACGATCGAGAATGCTCTCTAGACTCTCGCAGTTTGTATTGCCGAGGATAAGAGGCGAACTGGTGCCCTTGCTACTCCGCGAAGGGCCACAACATGCATACACGTTCCCATCCGGTTCTATGACTGGTTGCAGAACATTGACGCAGCCACCCGTTTTCGGCATATTGTCAAAGATAAAATGATCTTCGGGGAGCTTTGTAGCGGAGCCCAAACGGAGAATTTTAGTTTTCTGATACGTGACGTCAATACTGACAAGCGTTTGTTCAATGTGCGGCGAAGGCCCCTTGGAAGACATGACCCCTCGAACCTGAACGGAAAGTCCAATCTCTTTCGCAAGCGCAAGAACCAGAAGCACATTCTCCTTAGGAGAAAATTCCTCGTGATAGGAATCCCAGCTAACTACAAGGGAGTCGAGCCCAGCTTGTTTGATTCCAAAGATACGTTCGCGAGCTACAAGCGGCTTCGTTGTGCTAACCCATCCGGCACCCGTTACGAGAGAGACATCGAGCCCTAACTCTTTACCTTGGCGAATAAGAGGAACTATCTCGTGGTAATAGAGAAGCGGTTCACCGCCGGTAAAACATAATTGATCGGAGTATTTAGGAATAACCTTGATATATTCGCTGGCCACGCTTTGCGGCATCTTGTCCGTCTCCCTCGGAGACGACTCGATGATGCAATGCCTGCACGCAAGAGGGCAGGTGCGAGTATAAAGAAGGCCGACGGTGGAATATCGAATCATGAAGAATTCAACTCACGTGATCGTTCTGTATCAAATCATAGACCTCGGGAAGACGATCGAGATTCCGAGGTACATGAAGACGTGCAGCAGGTATTCTTCGTGATATATCGGCAATTCCACGGAAGCGGCTTTCGACAAGCGGGAAAAAATCTGGCCTAGCTAAATTATGCAATCCATACTGAATATTGTGAAACAATGCTGTGACCGCGTCTATGCCCGAAATTTTTTCAATCCGCGTCTCCGCCTCTGGCGCACAGGGGACTAAAAAATACAGGCGACTCAGATGCCTCACTTCCCAAGAGTACCGCGCAGTAAGAATACCAAGCTCCTCTGCTGCACGATACGGACGGTAGAAAGGCACTGTAGGTGCAATCTCGGCATAATTATGTCTTGATAGAGCAAGCTGGTCGTCGGCAACCAGAGCATGCCCCTGTGAGAGAAAATAGTTCAACAATGTGGACTTTCCTGCATAGGATGGACCTACAAACCCCATACAGGGTAGGTTTCTTTGACCTTTCCGATAAGAGGTCACGCTGACCGCCATGCCATGGAGAAATTCAGTTGAACCACACAGAAGAAGAAACAAAGGAATAATCTGCTGGAGTATCCAGTACTTTAGAAGGTTTTCAGGTACACCATTCAATGCAAGGCAATATATACATCTGGAAGAGACCCAAAGCTCAAAGCCTAAGGCAAGATCAATCTGAACATTCACATAGGACACATGGGACACAATATGAACTGTCCTACCCTGAGCAACGCAGGATCGAACGGAAATTCCCGGATCTGCTTTGATTGAAGTGACTCGTTCAACCTGGATCTGGATTGCATCCTTGCTTCCCGTTACGCGAGGGAGCTCGCAAAAATCCAGATTGCTCTCGACACATACTCCATAGGCCATAAAGGCATTCAAGAAAATTCCTCAGAACGCGATACTTGTAATCGAAGGAGTCAGAAAATCTGGATTCAATTCGTCCGGGTCAAGGAACCCTATTGCCTTAGAGTGCTCAGCAAACGAACCATATTCGATCAAAGTTGGCTTCGTGTAGCAAGCTTTACTCGGTTCTTCTATTTTATGCTGATCCGTCATAGACTTTTCACCTGCGCACGTAAAGTATTTAATGCTCCAAGCGTATAACTAAATCCACCTTTAGTCCAAAACATAATCAATTTGGACTAGTGTCTAATTCTGCAACGTAACATCTAGTATTAATTGACTGGTATGCCCGTACTCGCAGTAGATGTTACATAAGCATCTCCAACCGAAGGAACATAAGAAGCTGTCACTTGATGCGTGCCAGATCCTGTTAGCGTTATGCCGCTCAGGTTGACGATAGCAGTCTGTGTTCCGAAATGTATCCCAATGACATTGCTACCAAACGTTGTGACCGCAAGATCCTGTTTCCCGTCGCCGCTGAAGTCAGCCACGGCGAGTTGGTACGGTGCCGTAAGAGATGCGTATGTTACCTGCGTCTGGAAGGTCCCATTTCCTATACCTGTGAGTATGCTTACTGAATTGTCAGTGTTGTTGGCGACAGCCAGGCTTTGCTTGCCACTGCCATCGAAGTCCAGTGCCACAACAGAACTTGGCGCTTTCCCTGTCGCATAGGTGACCTGTGGATGTAATATGCCCCCACCGCTATTCAGCAGCACACTAACCGTGTTGCTGGCGAAGTTAGCAACAGCAACGTCTGGCAAGCCGTCGCCGTTAAAGTCTGCGACCACGGCCGAGTAAGGTGTAGCTCCAGTGCTGTAGAGGACTTGCGGCTCGAAGGTACCATCGCCCTTACCCAGAAGTACTCCTATCGTAAGGTCGCCGCCATTCACAACCACCAAGTCTAGGTTGCCGTCTCCATTTAAGTCGGCTACTGCGAGTGCGTCAGGATCGGTACCGACGGGTGTAGTCGTCTGCGCCAGGAAGGTACCATCGCCCTTACCCAGAAACACTCCGACCGTTTTATCGTGGAGGTTTGTAACCGCTAGATCAGCAATACCATCGTTATTCAAGTCAGCTACCGCTACAGAATATGGCTCGGTTCCCGTAGTGTACGTACTTTGAGCCATGAAGGTACCATCGCCCTTACCCAGTAGTACACTTATCGTATTGTCGAAGAGATTGGTTACAACCAAGTCTGCATTCCCATCATTATTGAAATCGCCAACAGCTATTTGATAGGGGCCCGATCCAACCGTATACGAAACCTGTGTCTTGAAGGTGCCGTCTCCATTGCCCAACAGCACGCTCACTGTATCGTCAGCCAGATTGGTCACTGCAAGATCTGGATAACCGTCATGGTTGAAATCGCCGGTCACGGACACTAATGCCCCCGTGCTTTTCGCTCCAGAGGCGTAAGTAGTTGGTCCCGAAAGCGTCTGCGTAAGCGGTGTTGGAAGCGCAGAACCGAGGAGCGCATTACCGTTAGTCACATCACGAAACTGGACTGTACCACCGGGTTTTACCTGACCGTAGAACGTTGCAACATCCGTCAGCGTATACGTTCCGGACAACGCATATGAGAGCGCCTCCGTTGATCGGTAATTACCAAACGCTGCCACAACGAGCGTCGTCTGCGCAGAAGTCTTTCCGGTGAAGGCTTTCGTTCCCTGAAACTGCGCGAGCAACGTATGAGTACCCACACCCGGAACGATCTTGATTGTTCCCACGCCGAGAGAGTTCAATTCCGCCGTCCCGATCAACGAGGTCGGGGTCGTTGATGTGTCGTAGAACTCCACTATACCGTCGGGAACAGGGTCGGAGGTCAAAGTCGAGGTGACAGTTGCGCTCACCGTCACGGCTGTTTCGGCGTTGACCGGCGAGACAGGTGAAACCGCAATGGCTGTCAATGTGGACGTGGCCAATACGGTCACACTCTGATTTGAGGTGTTACCTGTACCTGCCTCATTGGAGGTGGCCGTTTCACTGTTGTTCTTTACACCAGCGGTCGTACCTGTAACATTGACAGCAAACGTACAAGCTCCCGAAGCCACAATCGTTCCATTAGCGAGTGAGATCGTTCCCGAGCCATTGGCTGCAGTGATCGTTCCAGCGCCACAGCTTCCTGTTACCACACTTGAAACAACCAGTCCGCTGGGCAGTGTATCGGTGAGACTCACTCCGGAAAAAGCGGTGTTGGAGTTAGGGTTGCTAATAGTAAACGACAGCGACGTGCTCGTATTGATTAGAATTTTGGCTGCACCGAAGCTCCCCGTGACGCTAGGCGGGGCATACACATTGAGGGTCGCAGAAGCGGTCGAGCCCGTCCCACCATTTGTCGAAGTAACAACGCCTGTAGTGTTGGTATAGCTCCCAGCGCTTGCGCTGGTAACGTTGACCATGACAGTGCAGGACGAACTTACCGCCATCGATGCGCTCGTTAGTGAGATAGAAGAGCCACCGGCAGTCGCTGTCAGTACTCCTCCACTGCATGTCGTAGCAGCACCATTTGACGAGGCTACCTTCAGGTTAGTCGGCAGGGCGTCTGTGAACCCAACCCCCGTCAGTGCCGTCCCCGCATTTGGATTTGCCAGGGTAAAGCTCACTTGAGACGTCACTCCCACTCCGATTGCAGTAGGCGTGAACTTCTCTGAAATAGTCGGGGGAGCAATCACAAGAGTGGGGTCGGTCGAGGTGTCGTTCGAAGTGTTCGTCTCGCCACCACCGCTTACGGTAGCAACATTGTTGAGCGTGGCCGAAACCGAGCTACCGACGCTTACGGTAAGCGTGATAGCTGGATACGAACTTCCAGCCGCAAGTGCATCCGAGCGCGTGCAGGTCAACGTCCCCACAGTGCAGCTCCAACCGGTGCCGCTCAACGCAGTAGCCGTAAATCCGGCTGGCAGTGTGTCCGAAACGGTGACCGTTCCCGAGCTTGCTGCGTTTCCGATGTTGTGCGCCGTCAGCGTGTAGGTATCGCCAGTATCTCCGGCGTGGAAGTTGCCCGTATGACTGCTCGTAATCGTCATGTCGGAAACGCTCACGGTAAAGTTGGCCGACACGCTTGTGCCATCGACGGTAACAGTAGCCGTGCCGACACCAGATGCGGTTGCTATCGCAGTAGTCACGATCTGCGCAATGTTGCTCAACACCGTACTGGAGGAGTCTGTGGTGCCGCCGCCGTTCTGGACGATGGCAAGCGTTGCGGGCACACCGAAATACCCCGCGTCCTGTGCGGTCGTGTAGCTCGTAGCCGATGAATTTTGGCCCAGACTGCCTGTTGCAACAATGGATGCACCCGCCACTGGAGTGGTCGATGAAAGCGAGATCGTCAGCGTGGTATATGGAGAGAACGTGATCGTACCGGCAACCGCCCCGCCAGTGTCACATCCGGTTCCAGTAGCAGCGCCGTTGCAGCCCCACCAATTATTAGTAGCGTTGACAGTCGCATGTGTCTCACCCGAAGTAACGTCGCCGCTATCGCCAATCACGATGCCGGTATGCGCACCACCTGTATTCCCATGGATGCGCGAGTAGTTGATCGTCGCCTGATTTCCTGTGACGAACGGTTCTACGAATATGCCCGAGCCGTCTGCTTCCGACGCATCTCCCGCAAGTGTATTGCCCGTAAAGGTCGATGCGGTGATCGTGCTAGCCGCGTCACCCCCGACAAAGAAACCGGCACCGTAGCGGCTCGCCATATTGCTCGTTACGGAGGTGTTAGTAAAGCTTATCGCCTCTGCACCGTAAATCCCGCCACCGTCAACCGTGGTCGAGTTCCCGGTAATTACACTGTTGCTAATTGTCGTAAGGGTCGACGTATCGTTCCCGTTGGTCTCAATACCTCCACCCTCGCCAAAGGCCGAAGTATCGCTCGCATTCAGGCTTGCGAGCGCCTTATTGCCAGACACTGTCGTATTCGTCATCAGCAGAGAGTTATCGTACCCTAAGTAGATGCCACCACCCATTTCCGGAGTGGTGTTGCCGGAGACAGTTGAATTGTCGATCTCCAGTGGGCCAGCTCCGTTTTGAATCTCGTTGCTGGTGCCAATCGCCCCACCCGGCCCCCACTTGGCAAATCCACCGGAAAGAACGCAGTTGTTGATCGTCAGCGTTCCAGTCCCATCGGACTCCCAGTCCATCAGACCGCCGAAGTAGTTCTGAGTAAAGGGTGAAACTTCACCGTTGTTAGTGTTGAGACCATTCTCCAGCGTCATGCCACTGAGAAACACCTCGTGCAGTCCCAGAGCATTAACGATTCCGGAATCGACCGAAAATACCTTGTCGAGCGAATTGGCATTGATGATGGTCGAACCCGAACCCGCGCCGACGAGATTCATCGAGGCATCAAGATCATAGTGATAATTGATATTGCCCTGGGAATCGTTCGCAGGATGAAACGCAGTCGTGAAGGTATAGGTTCCCGCCGGAATCATGATCGTATCGACCTTGCTCACTCCATTGCTTGTGGCGTCCTGGTTAGCAAGAGCAACTGCATCCCGCAATGTGCATGTGATCGCCGCGTTCGTGCAACGACCAGCCGTAACCAGGCTGTCTGAACCATCCGTCGTCGTCGTAACGGTGAACGTCTTGTTCGTCGGAGGCACCGTAAAATTGGGCTGCACGGTCCCATCGGCAACGATCAGTCCCTGGCGAGTGTCCGCGCTGATGCGTGCCGGTACTGCCGCTGCAACAGCGTTGCTTGTGGAGTCCACCGTCACTGTGGGCGTGGTCTTTTGCTGCGTATCCTCCAACACTGTTGTGTGAGCTACCTGGACAAGCTGCCCTGATCCCATGACAAGCAAATCATCGGAACCGCCCCCACTCGTTCGTCCGCGCATCAGCAGCGGCGTTGTGCCTCCGGGGCCAATATTGGCTAGTCGTTCGACCTCCGTCCATGCCATTCCGGTTTGCTTCACCGAAGCTACATGCTTGCTCCTGCGATTTTGTCTGGTGGTTCTGACATCTTCCAGTGTCACGGCGCGACTATCCACACCGTCACGCGCGAGGACGTACAGAGTCGCATCAGAACTAAGCACCGCAACTTGAAGAAAGCCCCTTCTGTCATAAACGAAGTTCCCGGTCGTGATCGCGGCTGCTCTATGGATGGGCAATGTTTCAATCTGAGGAGTCCCGCGTGCGACTGAATCTCCATCAATCAACAACACGTTCCCGCTCTCCTCAACCACGAAATCTTCGAGTGCCCCACCATTTAGCCGGGCAACTTCGATCTTGCGTACCGCTGATGGCACCGAGATTGAAGAGCGGACAACTCCACCTAATTCCAACATCTGCACATGACAGCTAGCTGAGCCATTGCAAACTCCGGCAACAATTAGGGTCGATCCATCCGAGCCCCGCCATGTCGTCAGTGAGGAAATCACACCCTGCACAGACAGTGCCCTGGGGACGGAAAAACCACCCTTACCATCGCCGTCAAGCACATACACCTTACTGTCACCAAGAGCGGCGGTAACAAGGTCGAGCGTTCCGTTCCCATTGATATCGGCGGCTTTTAGAAGATCGGGCCGAACCGGAAGCAACGTTGCTTGAGCGCTCGCCACAAAGGGTGCAAGGAATTCACCTTGCCGCATCGCAGACCATTCAGCAGCTGTCGGGGCCGTTGCGACAGCTGATCCACGCTGAAAAACCAGCACACCTCCCTTCCCCGTCACATACCCGGTGACCAGATCAGGAGTTCCATCTCTATCAAAATCTGCCACGGCTAGTGAGATACCGTTTCTCCCTCCTGCCAACTGCGCTTTCAGCTCGGGCTCCGTCGCCACAATGGTCTGCGATACGGCACGCTCATTATTTCGATGGATTGAACTGTACAGGACCTGCTGTGCCCACCCCTCATCAGCAGAGAGAGTAAGAAGAGCGAGAACTCCGAGAAGAAGAGAGGCAGAACGACGCAACCAGATCACCGGCATAAACAGGCTCCGAGAACAGGGCACAACGTGGGCAGGGTATCCGAGGAATCTCCGCGCCACTTACTTTTGTCTTCTGACCGAACCCAAACTAACTCTTAAGTAGCTGCATTGACAAGTAAAAATTGATAGCTAATAGCGATATAAAGTCTAATCTCTAGGAGCGCGCTGGGAAAACTCCCTGTAAGGCGATGATGTAGTTGAGCACTAAATAGGGTCCCATATTGTTATGCGCCTGCCCTCCTCCTGTTGAGACGACAGCACTCGAGGCCATATTGACTGGACTTGAAGCTTGCTGTGCTGAGGACGCATAGATTCCCTTGACTCCACGACCAGTCGCCCCCAAAAAGCTTGATGGCGATGGAGCCGACACCCTCCCCGCCGCTCCGCTCACAGGAAGCGTATGAGAATGGGGTGACATTTGCTGGGTATTAAGGGTAACTACCGACTCACCACCTACCTCTCCAAGATCGTAGACAGACAAGCCAGCTCCCTGCCCCATGCCAATGGCTATGCTCCCTTGAAGATTCGGCAGCGCAAAGTTGCTTGTTCCGTTTCCACCATAAAAAGTGCCAAGCAGCGAAAAGAGTGCGGTGTTCTGGGAGATCGGCAGTAGCTGCCCCTGACAGAGAGCCCAGCCTACAGGTGCAAAATTGAAACCTGCAACACGAATTTCACCTACAAATGGTTCACTCATGAATTCCTCCTCATAAAAACGCTCAGTTGCGCGATGGAAAGATACCCACTAGAGCAATACAGAAATTCACCACAAGATACGGAGGCATATTCTGATGGGGCTGGCTACCGCCCGTAGGGCTCGATCCAGAGCCAAGCGTAGTAGTGGCTGCTCCGGAGTACCCCTCGTCGGTAAGCACACCCGGAAAAGCAGCGGCAGGTGAAGGAAGCGCTCCAGCCACACTCGCCGCAGTAAGTGAATGACTGTGCGCTGGCAATTCAGGAATCGTGAGGGTATGGTTCGCCTCCCCGCCGGCCTGCCCTATGGGGTAACTACTACTCGTGTCCAGCGCGAACGATCCCTGTAGATTCGGCAGAGCGAACGTCGTGATCCCGTTCCCGCCATATTGCGTCCCCAACAAGGAAAACAACGCCTGATTCTGACTGATGGCTAATAGTTGGCCGTTGCAAAATGCCCAGCCTTGCGGCGGAAAGTTGAATCCAAACGTCGAGATCTGGCCAAGAAATGGTTCGCTCATAGAGAAACTCCTAACCCTGACTGGGATAGATACCGAATAACGAAATGACGTAATTCATACACAGATAAGGCATCCGGTTGTCGTGTGGTTGACTTCCAACGCTTGGAAAGTTGGGAAGCATGGTTCCAGACGTAGCGCCTGCCCCGCTTGCATACTGCTCCTCTGTCGATCCGGCGAAGAAAGCACTACCCGGAGAGGTTGTATTCCCATTTCCGCCCTGTGCTGCAATTGCATGGGTGTGCTGGGGTAGTTGCGCCGTCGTAAGCGTCACGGTTTCTACCCCCGCTTTACTTCCAATAATGTAAGAACTCCCTTGGTGGAGAGGTGCTCTGCCTTGCAAGTCGGGCAGGGCAAACGTTGTTTGACCGTCGCCCCCATAAGTCGTCCCAAGTAAGTTGAAGAGCACATCGTACTCAGCGATCGAGAGTAGCTGGCCCTGGCAGATCGCCCAGCCTTCTGGAGCAAAGTTGAAGCCAACGAGCCGAATCTCACCAACATATGGGTTGCTCATCTATCCCCTCTCTATGCTCGGCACAAGATACATCGCCGATTCGAAAAAACAGTCTTCCGTACCCCGACTCTTCCTCACGGGAATATCCAAACTGATTTTGAAGACGCCTGAAACAGAAAACAGAACAAATACTTTTGTAATCGCCGCAACAGTAATCTTTACCGTCAAATTCGGCAAGTGAAATATATCGAGAAATTCGTGACTTGCTAAATCGCTTACAGGTCATCAAACTATTCAAACCAAAGTAACACATGAGAATAATTTACTTGGTTATTTAAGTAATTTTAAATTTCATTACTATGCGGCCATCGCCTTTATTTTCTTCAGTTCTGCGGCGGTGGCTCCATGCGATTGAAGATAGCTTCATATTCCATGACTCCACGTGTCACTCCAATTAGAGTGAGAAAGACAATCATCGGATCGCCCTCGACCGGTCTAAGCTCCACACACGCGGATGGAAGAACGGGCCTCATGGGGCCATGAAAGAGGACCGCAAAACTATTACCCACATCGACCTCGACTTCGGCCCTTGGAACCCTGAGCGGTTGCACCCTTGCGACAAGAAGCTCCACTGCCTCATCACCTGAAGCGCTTGCCATCACCCGGCTACCGATCAGCGAGGAGAAGTAGGCTCTGGTAAATCCCTGCTCTACTTCGCCTCCAACTCCATCGACTCATGGACGGGAGGAGTATCGGGAAATTCATTCATCGGTTCACGCAGTTCCATGGCCACATTCATCCCATCACAGCCTGTCCGGACGAACCCCAGGCGAGAATAGAGCCGTTCTGCCCGGTTACCTAAACGAACCGAGAGCCGCAGTGGCAACCGTGCTCGTCTTGCTCGCGTGCACAGTACTTTCAAGATGCTTGTCCCCACTCCCGCACCACGCCAAGGGCCCAGCAAAGCAACGTCAACTAATCGGATCTCACTCGAACTCTCATCAATCAGCACCCGCCCCACACGCACGGATTCCATCCATATAACTTCGTTGACCGCATTTGGAAACTGGGCCTCGTAGGTTGTCCTCTGAGCCCGATATTGCATTGCCAGCATCTCACCGAGTGCCGAGGGTGGCAACCCAAGCGGAATGTACTCTTCCGAGTGGGCATCGCCGAACAACTCCCTCAGGAAGTCTTCGTCCGCCAGCGTTGCGGGATGCAACCTATGCTCCATCATTTCCTCAATGTAATTGCTTCCTGCCTCGTCAAGCAGAACGCTAACGGATAGGAGCACAGCCAGCTACCGAGCTCTGGTACGGCTATAGATACTACCGACACTCTACTCTCGCTGGATACAATTGCCGGCAACGCGGCAGTTTCCACGACTACCTTCGCAACTTTTTACTGGCATCTTTAGCCAAATCTCGAGTAGTATCTGACAGCTTCGGTCCTGCGAGGTTTTTATGCACAATCGTAGACATTTTCTAGTCGCATCCGCAGTTCTGGTTACTGGCGCTGCGTTCCCAACGTCTCTCTTTGCTTCCCGTATCGACGACGACCTATTCACAAACACCAGCTTGGGCGCCTACTCTCAAGGCCTGCTAACGCAGGCGAACTTCGAGCACGTTATCGGGTCGCAATTCACTCTGCTTCTTAAAAACAACGACGCTACTCATCTGTATCTTCGAACAGTAGAGCCCCTCGGACCGCAGGGCGGGGGAGCCTTTTCATCGCAGACGTCACCCGCTGTGCGTCGCGCCAAATCGTTGACCATTCCTGTACCAGGCTCAACCGGCTCAGCCAAGCAAGTCGTCGGCTTTCACCTTACATTCAGCACCGAGAGCACCACATTCGACCAGGGGACTTACTTGATCGACCACGGCACGTTAGGACGTTTTGCGCTCTTCCTTGTTCCCGGCAATCAGACTCCCGGAAGCTGCGGTGCAACATTCACCTCTCTTGCCAAAGGCGAGACATAGGCATTATCGGGTACAGAGCCCGGCCTACGCGTCTATCCCGAAGTTCAGGCCCCCATGCGGGCGGCTGGAATTGACCTGAGTACCGTCAGCAAGTGCCTTTATGTTTCGGTCTAAAGCGTGACGATTGGCAGACCCGCGATCCTAAAAGGCTTTCGCCGGACGGGGTGCGTACTATCCGGGATGAGGTCAGGGAGATAGTGCGATTGCTAGTCTGCGACCTTAGTAGCTAGCGCTTAGAGCTATCCCTGAAATGCTGGCTGGGCGGGTAGAGTTTGATCGATGATTTGATATTTCGCATGGAGTGTCCTTTCCTTAGCGCACGCTCCTTCATCATCACGAAGATGCCGGAACTAGACCTACCTTTCCTGACTTGACGAGACGGGCGCTCCGATGAAGGTGCAACAGGAGTTGATGCGTCACGCCTCAATCCAAACGACGATGAGCGTTTACGGGAGGGCAATGACAGGCTCGAAGCGCGAAGCCCACAGTCAGGTTGTAGTGCTTGTATTTGGCAAAAAACTGGACATGCGAAAGGGGGACTTAAACACCATAGTCCTTCAATGAAGAAGGACTATCAGGATAAGCCATTTCCGCTTGGGGATAATGGGGCTTGATTGGAAAATCGAATTCTGTACCCTATTGATTCTTTGGTTGCGGGGGTAGGATTTAAACCTACAACCTTGGGTTA
Protein-coding regions in this window:
- a CDS encoding GNAT family N-acetyltransferase, producing MHPATLADEDFLRELFGDAHSEEYIPLGLPPSALGEMLAMQYRAQRTTYEAQFPNAVNEVIWMESVRVGRVLIDESSSEIRLVDVALLGPWRGAGVGTSILKVLCTRARRARLPLRLSVRLGNRAERLYSRLGFVRTGCDGMNVAMELREPMNEFPDTPPVHESMELEAK
- a CDS encoding phage tail protein produces the protein MSNPYVGEIRLVGFNFAPEGWAICQGQLLSIAEYDVLFNLLGTTYGGDGQTTFALPDLQGRAPLHQGSSYIIGSKAGVETVTLTTAQLPQHTHAIAAQGGNGNTTSPGSAFFAGSTEEQYASGAGATSGTMLPNFPSVGSQPHDNRMPYLCMNYVISLFGIYPSQG
- a CDS encoding phage tail protein; this translates as MSEPFLGQISTFGFNFPPQGWAFCNGQLLAISQNQALFSLLGTQYGGNGITTFALPNLQGSFALDTSSSYPIGQAGGEANHTLTIPELPAHSHSLTAASVAGALPSPAAAFPGVLTDEGYSGAATTTLGSGSSPTGGSQPHQNMPPYLVVNFCIALVGIFPSRN
- a CDS encoding phage tail protein, translating into MSEPFVGEIRVAGFNFAPVGWALCQGQLLPISQNTALFSLLGTFYGGNGTSNFALPNLQGSIAIGMGQGAGLSVYDLGEVGGESVVTLNTQQMSPHSHTLPVSGAAGRVSAPSPSSFLGATGRGVKGIYASSAQQASSPVNMASSAVVSTGGGQAHNNMGPYLVLNYIIALQGVFPARS
- a CDS encoding DUF6916 family protein, which produces MHNRRHFLVASAVLVTGAAFPTSLFASRIDDDLFTNTSLGAYSQGLLTQANFEHVIGSQFTLLLKNNDATHLYLRTVEPLGPQGGGAFSSQTSPAVRRAKSLTIPVPGSTGSAKQVVGFHLTFSTESTTFDQGTYLIDHGTLGRFALFLVPGNQTPGSCGATFTSLAKGET